One Loxodonta africana isolate mLoxAfr1 chromosome 8, mLoxAfr1.hap2, whole genome shotgun sequence DNA window includes the following coding sequences:
- the LOC100660628 gene encoding olfactory receptor 2A5-like: MGGNQTWISEVTLLGFQVDPALEYFLFGLFSLLYIFTLLGNGTILGIICLDPRLHTPMYFFLSHLAFIDMSYASNNVPKMLANLLNKKRTILFVPCIMQVFLYLALAATECLILVVMAYDRYVAICHPLHYSAIMSWRLCITLAVTSWVCGSVQALTQVSLILRLPFCGPHEINHFFCEILSVLSLACADTWLNQLVIFAACVFILLGPLCLMLVSYTCILFAILRIQSREGRRKAFFSCSSHLCVVGLFFGSAVVLYMVPKSSHPEEQQKVLSLFYSLFNPMLNPLIYSLRNTEVKGALWRALCKERRM; this comes from the coding sequence AGGTGGACCCAGCACTGGAATATTTCCTCTTTGGTCTCTTCTCTTTGCTCTACATCTTCACCCTGCTGGGGAACGGGACCATCCTAGGGATCATCTGTCTTGACCCCAGgctgcacacccccatgtacttcttcctctcacACCTGGCCTTCATTGACATGTCCTACGCCTCCAACAATGTCCCCAAGATGCTGGCAAACCTTCTGAACAAGAAAAGAACCATCCTCTTTGTCCCTTGTATAATGCAGGTATTTTTGTATTTGGCTTTGGCTGCCACAGAGTGCCTGATTTTGGTGGTGATGGCCTATGATCGgtatgtggccatctgccaccCGCTCCATTACTCTGCCATCATGAGCTGGAGGCTCTGCATCACTCTGGCTGTCACTTCTTGGGTGTGTGGCTCTGTCCAGGCCCTGACCCAAGTGAGCCTCATCCTGAGATTGCCCTTCTGTGGGCCTCATGAGATCAaccacttcttctgtgaaatCCTGTCTGTCCTGAGTCTGGCCTGTGCAGACACCTGGCTCAATCAACTGgtcatctttgcagcctgtgtgTTTATCTTACTGGGGCCACTCTGTCTTATGCTGGTCTCCTATACCTGCATCCTCTTTGCCATCCTGAGGATCCAGTCCAGGGAGGGACGCAGAAAGGCCTTCTTCAGCTGCTCTTCCCACCTCTGTGTGGTGGGGCTCTTCTTTGGCAGTGCCGTTGTCCTGTACATGGTCCCCAAATCCAGCCACCCTGAGGAGCAGCAGAAGGTCCTTTCTCTGTTCTACAGCCTTTTCAACCCCATGCTGAACCCcctgatctacagcctgaggaacacaGAGGTGAAGGGTGCCTTGTGGAGAGCACTGTGCAAGGAGAGGAGAATGTGA